TTCCAAATAGAGCTTCTCGCTGCGCTGTTTGCGAAGCGCTTCGTCCCACACCATCTCAGCTGCCAGCCCCAACATGACTTCATACGTAACTTTCATTTTATCCAATAGGATGCACCTCCAAAACGGATTTAAGAGCTCCTATATTCTTTTCCTTTGGTGACATAACCCAGTGAAGTTCTGGACATCCGCTCCAGATCGGCATCAGTCAGCTCACGTATCACTTTGGCAGGTGTCCCCAAAGCAAGAGTATAGGGCGGAATTTTACTATTCTCAGTAACAACAGAACCGGCTCCAATCAGTGTATATTCACCAATGTCGGCTCCATTCAGCAGAATGGCTCCCATGCCGATTAATGATCCAGTTCCAATACGACAACCATGAATGATCGCTGTATGTCCTACGGAAACATCATCTCCCACAATCAAAGGTTGATCCGTATTGACATGCCCGACAACGTTATCTTGAATATTA
The window above is part of the Paenibacillus sp. 1781tsa1 genome. Proteins encoded here:
- a CDS encoding gamma carbonic anhydrase family protein produces the protein MIIPYKGLQPQLHSSVYMAEGAKLIGDLRMGEESSVWFNAVLRADLAPIIIGKRCNIQDNVVGHVNTDQPLIVGDDVSVGHTAIIHGCRIGTGSLIGMGAILLNGADIGEYTLIGAGSVVTENSKIPPYTLALGTPAKVIRELTDADLERMSRTSLGYVTKGKEYRSS
- a CDS encoding IDEAL domain-containing protein, whose translation is MDKMKVTYEVMLGLAAEMVWDEALRKQRSEKLYLEIDKALATGDEVAFRSLTDELRTIN